TTGTCCGTCAAGAGGGCAGCATTGATCAGGCGCGAGGTGAAATTGCCCTCAGTCCCTTACCGGCAGATAGTTCGCCACGCCTATCGCCCCACCGGACTAACCTACCAGAGGATCTGCTTCGTCTCCGTACGCCTGAAGATCAACCCCCTGGTGATATCCTTCTGCAACGTCAACCACCCCAAGCAACCCCATCGGGTCAGACGTTAGATTTTGGTGTGGGTGTAGGTGAAGCTGCTGTTCAACTGCCAACAGGTCAAGTCCGACGACTACGGTTCGAAGCTGATACCCTTGGTTTCTTCCCTGGGGGCTGGGAAGCAACTAATCTTCGACTCACCAACGATCCCTTCTCACCACCGGAATTAGAGATCCGTAGCAGATCTGCTCGGTTCAGCCGCGTTTCGCCGACTCAGCAGGTATTGGTGGCTCAAAATCCTCGCCTGGTCTTTGATCAAGGTCTCAATCTTCCGCTGATTCGGGAACGCTATGTCTTTAGCGATGAAGAACGTCGGCGCAATCCATTTTTTGTCAGTTTTGGGTTTGATGAAGAGGATCGAGGCGGATTTTTCATCGAGCGCACCTTTCAAGTCGCCAATCAACCGGGTATAGCGATCCAGCTTACGCCCCAGTTCTATGTACAGCGGGCGATCGACAGCGATGATTTCTTTGCCCCATCTTCGTTTGGTTTAGAGGGTGAGGCTCGCATTCAAGTCACCCCAACTACGACGCTCTTCGGAAAATTCGAACTCTACTCCTTTGAACTTTCGGAGTTTGAAGAGAACTTCAGCTCAAATGTCCGTTTGGCTCAGCGCATCAGCGATCACACCCTTTCAATCTTCCACACCTATCGAGAACGCATTTTTAACGGCTCTCTAGGCAATCAAACGGTACGGAACAGTTATGGAGCGGTTGTGACCTCTCCCACTTACACCCTCGGAAACACAGGCATTGAGTTCTCCTACCAAGCTGGAATTCAGAGCATCACCGCCAACATTAACAGGGATTTCCGGGACGAGATTTTGGGGCCTCCTCCCCGTGATAATAACCGGGGCACCCTCACTCGCTATCAGATTGCAGCAGAGTTGGGTCGCTCCTTTCTGATCTGGGAGGGCGAGCCACTGCCTGCAACGCCTTCAGAAGGGCTGCGTTATACGCCAACTCCGGTTATTCCTTTTCTATCGTTTGACGCCAATGTTTTAGGTGTTGCTAGCTTTTATAGCAGTGGCGACACCCAGCCCATTTTGCAAACCACGGTTGCTTTATCGGGGCAATTTGGCCACTTTTCCAAACCTGCGTTCGACTATCTAGGATTTAATATCTCTTTCTCCTTTATTCCAGACGGGCCAGAGTCACCGTTTAACTTTGATCGCGAGGATGATCGGCAGGTACTTTCTGGCGGACTAACAGCCCAGCTCTTTGGCCCCATACGA
The window above is part of the Synechococcales cyanobacterium T60_A2020_003 genome. Proteins encoded here:
- a CDS encoding DUF3769 domain-containing protein, encoding MPYPVLPPDPPPVVNITASEGDAITRVSSSEVGSSSTPAVAESSAAVVSLVQPSVIAPEIVQERREALSLDAIAIPVQRSEALGIPLEATSSVWQAIEQGQTPVSPQPVFVGVAPSRFLEQLPSPLVSASAPSSLDNQSGIPELEYVAPQEFDPATLDLSPLPAIASLPPQQEDAEVGRAPSADELATVQSDLFDPLGEGADRALTTVLVPLLAGLETHVREIQATSETGDRVSQLGDTAPSFPPQELPSPFPTQPPVPTEPTAPVEPSDETNTLDSDVPPESLPEQPTLEIPTPDNPLPESEPLETPEIAPEAEPNPMGVGETVEVFADRQEYDQLRQVFIAEGNVEVRFRDSILRADRVIVNLPNRTTLAEGNAVLLANQQILYGDRMQYDFVRQEGSIDQARGEIALSPLPADSSPRLSPHRTNLPEDLLRLRTPEDQPPGDILLQRQPPQATPSGQTLDFGVGVGEAAVQLPTGQVRRLRFEADTLGFFPGGWEATNLRLTNDPFSPPELEIRSRSARFSRVSPTQQVLVAQNPRLVFDQGLNLPLIRERYVFSDEERRRNPFFVSFGFDEEDRGGFFIERTFQVANQPGIAIQLTPQFYVQRAIDSDDFFAPSSFGLEGEARIQVTPTTTLFGKFELYSFELSEFEENFSSNVRLAQRISDHTLSIFHTYRERIFNGSLGNQTVRNSYGAVVTSPTYTLGNTGIEFSYQAGIQSITANINRDFRDEILGPPPRDNNRGTLTRYQIAAELGRSFLIWEGEPLPATPSEGLRYTPTPVIPFLSFDANVLGVASFYSSGDTQPILQTTVALSGQFGHFSKPAFDYLGFNISFSFIPDGPESPFNFDREDDRQVLSGGLTAQLFGPIRAGFQTSYNLEKDEEINTTIFIQYTRRTYSIDLRYSPIRELGSLNFVINDFNWMGETTPFDESDYHSTSSYPDR